ACCGGAGCAAACATGACAGGCATACAGCACGAAGCAGCTACCCGTTCGGCAATGGAACCACGGTGAAAATGAACCATACGTCCGTGGTCAAGATCGGTTGCCGTGATGATCAAGGGAATCTGGAGTTCTTCCAGATTCTTTGCTTTTACATTGGTACGAAGGAAATCTATAAATTCGCAAAGGTCAAATAATCCTTTCTTGGGGATTACCAGCTTGGTCAGGTCTTGAAATTTGTGTCCGGAAAAATAATCCAGCACTTTGTGAGGTTCATTACCATCTGCATAAAAGACTCCCGCAAGAGCTCCAGCGCTTACTCCGGAGATAATATCCGGTTTAATATCATGCTCCAGGAGAGCTTGCATTACGCCCAAATGAGCGAATCCTTTAATAAATCCTCCACTTAGAGCATAACCTATCTGATATTTCCGGTTCGTCCAATTGTTTGTATATACCTCCATGAGTTTTTTCTGTCTTTAATTCGCCACGAATTTAGTGAATTTATTGAAAGTAGAAGAAATATAATGGATAGTTTTTAGTATGCCGGATGGAAACTTTGTTCCGGTACTACGCCGATCAGAACCCAAAATCGTCTATTTCACCCTTGTGCTCTTCGCTTTCTTTAAATGGTTTTGCTTCCTTCTGTACCGGATTCCCTTCAATATAGATAGCACGGAACGGACGAGCAGGGCAAACATATTCGCATCCACCACAGCCTACGCAAATCTCTTTATTTACATGGGGAATCGTCAACCCGTCTTTATAAGGCACCATTGCGACAGCCTGCGTGGGACAGTGTTCAGAGCAGGCCCCACAACTAGTTCCGTCTGTATAAACGATGCAATTTTCCTCGATAAAAACAACATATCCCATTTGTGTAAGATGTTTTTGCTTTACACTTATCGGAAGAATAGCCCCGTTAGGACAAACATCTCCGCAAACAGTACAATCAAAATTGCAGAATCCTTTCTCGAAACTGACGGTAGGTTGCATTACTCCTGCCAAGCCATACTCCATGAAAGCTGGCTTCAGTACATGCGATGGGCATTTGCTGATACAAAGATGGCACGATGTACATTGCTGCTGAAAATGTTCACGGCTGACAGACCCCGGCGGAGTAACCGGATTCTCTTTTTTGTATACTTTTTTACCTTCCAGACTTGCAACGGATTCTTTAACTTGTGAAAGTAGTTTCGGAACTGCTCCGGCAGTAAGTAGTCCTGCAACGAGAAAACGACGTTTGGATGAATCGGTAGGGGAGAGTGAAGGTTGGTAGATCAATGCCTTTTGTTTGCAGCCCCCCAGGCAGTCAAAGCAATCTACACAACGACCATAATCAATAGTATGCTCTTTACTATTGATGCACGCTGCCTTACATTTGGTAGCGCAGAGTCCGCAACTGTTACACTTGTCGGAGTCAATGCGGACTTTGAATAATGAGAACCGGCTTAATAAGCCTAAAATTGTTCCTACAGGACAAATCGTGTTGCACCAAGTCCGTCCGTGCTTCCATGCCATTATAAAAATCATTGTAAGTATGACGACTGCAATGAAAAGAGATGAAATACTTAAAATAGAAGTATCCACCTGGTAAAACGTATAATTGTCGAACTTGGAGAAAGCGGATTCCAAAAGATTATTTCCCAGCATATATATCGGTTTAAATACATGTACTACTATCCGACCGTATGCGCTGTATGGCTCAAGCAGTCCTACGATAAACGTGAATCCGCATAGAAAAGAGATGACAGTCCCCCCAAGCACACTCCAACGTAATCTATTTTTTGCAGGACTGTAACTATATCTTTTTTTCTTTTTACTTGTTGATTTTGACAGGCGCGCAATGATATCTTGCAAAATCCCCATAGGACATATCGTCGAACAATAGATACGGCCGAATAAAAGTGTTAACACAATGAGAAATAATAAGATACCTACACTTAATGAAAGCAAAGCTGGAACAAATTGCAAGTGTGCCAGACGATGAAAACTGTTAGGTAATATTTCTGCGAAATCGAGAAAAAAGAAAGTAATCAGTACAAAAAAAAGTGCTGATATTCCAATACGTATCTTTCTTAACATGGTTGATTTACATCTTGATTCGCTTGACATTTAATTTGTCAAGATTCATGGTTCCTACTTTCAGTGCTTCTCCTTTGGCAAGATGTCCTACTGTATCCAACGGCATCTCACGCACTTGGTTGAAGAATTTGGCAGCGGCTGTGTCCACCGCTACAATATCCGGTGAGATAAACAATCCCTTTGCCAAAACGACATCTGAAGCAGAGCGTCCGCGAGGACCGTTAGTCTTCATAATCCGGTAGGCATCTACAACGTTCAGCGCGGCTTTCTTTTGCAGGGTACAAATATCGGCAATACATTGTTGCAAGTCGTTTTGGTGAAAGAATCCGCGATCCCATACAATTCCCATATGGTTTTTCATGGAGATAGTCAGATTGGCTCCGCCATGGTTTTTCAGGATAGGGACATTTATCCATACGTCGCAGTTCAGGATTGCTTCATGCACTTTTGCTTTCTTCATTTTTTTGCCGCTTGGGAGATCTACCGGTTTGTAGTAAGATTCCAGATGTGCGGGCATTACTTTTGCTCCGGCGGCTTTTGCTACAGCTTCAATGCCACTGTTTTTATAGCATTTCTGCCAGTCGTCACAGGTATGGTCAAATACGGTCACTTCTTTTGCTCCGGCGGCAAAGCATTGTTTCACGATTTCCGCCACTAACTTCGGATTTGTATTTCCTGCCAGTTCCGGCACCTTGTCCCAACCGATGTTAGGCTTCACAACAACCTTTTGTCCTGGTTTAACGAATTGCTTCATCCCACCCAGTTCGCTTATGGCGCGGCGGAACATGGCTTCCGGCTCTCCACCCATGACTGCTACCAGATCAGGGTTAGCTCCGTTTGCTTTATTGATAGTCTGAGTTAATACCTCCATAGCTTCCGAGTGCTGTATAGTCAAAGCAGCACCGGTTATGGCTACTGTTTTTAAAAAGTCCCTTCTGTCCATTTTTCTATTTTGAGTTTAGAATTTTGCAATCGCTTTTAACAGGGCATAGCCACCAAACCACTGGATCAACATTCCCGGAGTACCGATACGGAAATCTTGTACTGCTACATAGAAATTACCAAGAATCGCCCATTCAAAAGCTATTCCTATAATCTGGTAGAAAAGCACGACACCAAGAACGCCCAATAAAGAGACAGATTTTAGCATTCGTGCGGCAAAGGCAGAAGCTCCAGCAAGTAAAGTGGATTTTATCAACATAACAGGAAGCGTAGCTTCCGAAGGCATGGCGAACAGCAAGTGATTAATGACAGGAGAAAGAATCGCGGTCAATAATCCTACACGAAAGCCATATTTATAGCCTGCAATCAACGTGAAAAAATAAATGGGCAGCAGGGTAGGACCACCATAAGGTATGAGATGGCATAGTTGTGGAAGTGCAATGTTGCCTGCAATAAACAACAGAGCGAACAAGTAAGTTTTTACATTACTGTAATTCAGCGAGTAGAGCTTGGCAGATGTTTCCATTTTCGTTAAGAACTTTTATATTTAATAGAACAATAATATCTTGAGGATAAGACTGTTCTTTGCAGGAAAGGTTTAATCCGGTAAAGAACAATCTGCTTATTATATTAAAAACAGGATGGAAAAGTTTCATACCTATTTGAAACTATTTGACCTGTTTTTTGCTCTATTCACTATCCATTCTTTCCCGGATCTTTCCCCAAGCATGAGTATCGAATAAGCAACTTTGGCGCATTGTGCCACACATTTCCCTGAATCTGGACATAGGTATAGTATAGCTCAATTTATCGGGTTCGAAGTAGGGACGTACCGACGGATCGAAGAAACCGATGAATGTCCGTTTGCCGCCTTTTCGATTTTCTATGGTAGCTTGCGTTACTATGCAGCTACAACCGGAACCGAACATGGAAACTACACCGTCTTCAGCATTATTATCATAATAAGCCCATGTGGTAAGTCCGGAAAGCATATCGGGGTTGGCTATGAATACGACACCTTCCACTTCTTTCAGACTTTCTATCCTGTCTATACGCGCAAAATGAAGGTATTTCTTTTCTGCTTTGAGTACTCCGATTTGCTGTATAAAGTCGATGACCATTTGCGGAGTCTGTTTGTACCGCTCTTTTAATGAGACAAAAGTCGGGACGTGTTCGGGCATTTCGGTAAAACCGGTATAGAACTTGCCGCCACCACAGCCGATTGTTTCGGCATTCAGGCTGATGATACCGCCTTCTCTTGCCGTTTTCATACCTTTAAAGATACAGCCATTTATTTTTTCCGCCGTTCCTTCCTGCGTGTCCGAATACCAGAATACAAGAGGCAGTTCGGCCTTCTCTCCGAATGCCTCCCGGAAGTTTTGAATAAATGTTTGGATGTCCATAGCTTATCATTTTTTGTTTATACATAGTTGCTCTACAAAGTTAGAATAAAAAAGGATAAGTGCAAGTGAATCAGAAGTTAATATCGGACACACTTTTTTTACAATCTTCCAGTTGTTTTAATCCTTCTTCAGATAGTTTGGGGTAATGCAGGTCCAGTTGTTTCATCCGCTCGCAGATAATGTGTCCTACTGCGTAGCGCATAAACCATTTATTGTCGGCAGGGATTACGTACCACGGAGCCAGTTCGGTAGATGTTTCGGTTAGTACATCTGCATAGGCTTTCATATACTCATCCCAAAACTGGCGTTCCTTAACATCTGCGGAAGAAAATTTCCAGTTTTTAGTTTTGTCATCCAACCTTTCCATGAAACGCTTTTTCTGTTCGGCTTTTGATACGTTCAGGAAGAATTTCAGGACAACGGTTCCGTTTTCCGTCAGATAACGTTCGAAATCATTGATTTGCCGGTAACGGCGTTTCCAAAAATCAGAGTCAATGTCTTTGATGGTTTCTACACCCGGCAATTTGTTGGACAGTATAATTTCGGGATGCACTTTGGCGATAAGCACGTCTTCATAGTGAGAACGGTTGAAAATTCCGATTCTCCCTCTTTCGGGCAGGCAACGATTGATACGCCAGAGATAATCGTGGTCCAATTCCTCGGCAGAAGGTTGCTTGAACGAAAATACTTGGCATCCTTGCGGATTGATACCGGACATGACGTGTTTGATTGTCCCGTCTTTTCCGGCTGCGTCCATAGCCTGAAAAATAATAAGAATCGAATAGCGATCCTGGGCGTAGAGCATGCTTTGCAGTTCGGAAAGTTTCTCTACGTTTTTAGTCAGTTGACCTTTAGCATCCTGTTTGGATAGTTCGCCGATAAATGACGGATCGAAATCGGAGACGGAATATTGTCTTCCGGGTTTAGCAAGCAGGTCTTTTAAAATGTCCTTTTTCATGGGTTTGTTATTTGAATGTTTCTACTGAAAATAAAACAGGCGGAGCAATCAATTAGTTTTTCAGGCAAAGGACATTTTCCGGATTTACAGTGCTGTTCCTTTCTTCGGTACGAACAGGTTTGTCATATCCACCTGTTCAAGAGTGAGCAACTCTATCTTTTTAGAAATACCGCCTGCATATCCTGTCAGGCTACCGTTACAACTTACAACCCGGTGGCAGGGTATAATAATACTAATAGGATTGTGTCCCACCGCATTGCCCACCGCTTGCGTCGACATGGACGATAGCCCGTTTAGGCGAGCTATTTCCTTAGCAATATCCTTGTACGTAATGATTTTGCCGTAAGGGATTTTTTTTAATATTTCCCATACGGAGAGACGAAAAGGAGTACTTTCCAAGTGCATCTCAGGCATGAAACCGGGATTTTTCCCACTGAAATAACAATCGAGCCATTCTATGGTTTGCTCGAATACGGGCAATACTTTTTCTTCGTGTTCCGGAGACAACGAAGCTGCAAAATATTTCTGTCCATCAAACCACAAACCCGTCAAAGAGCTACCGTCACTTGCGATTGTTATTCCACCGATAGGGGACTGATATTTGTAAATGTATTGCATAACATTATATATAAGGTGATATCTTTTACAAAAGTAGTATTTCATTTTTAAATAAGATCTTTTTCACCTCTGTTTTGAAGAATAATTGCTTATATTTATCTGATAGATGAGGTATTTACCAATATATAAGATTATTTTGCGCAGCCCTGCAATTACGGGGACAAGAGAAAGTCGAACCAGCTTGTGGCCTATGCCGTAGTCAATATGGAAATAGGCAACCGTGACTTACAATAATAACACCGGAATATTTTTTGTGGAAAAAGAGATTTAAAGCGTTTTTAATAACGACATAGAGATAGTTTTTTACTCTCTTTAAAGTCGTTTTTCCAACTTTTCCTTATCTTTGGCGTTTAACAAACCGTTTTTAATCATACAACAACGAAAAACAACCGATCATGAATCAAGAGTTATCAATGAATGCCAATAAATTAGTGGCATTTCTCCAGAAGCCGACTTCTGAATTTACCAAAGCCGACATCATTTCATTTATCCAACAAAACGACATCCGTATGGTCAACTTCATGTATCCTGCGGGAGATGGTCGTCTGAAAACTTTGAATTTTGTCATTAACAATCAAGCTTATCTGGAAGCTATCCTTACCTGTGGAGAACGGGTGGACGGTTCCAGCCTTTTCTCTTTTATCGAAGCGGGAAGTAGTGATCTTTATGTTATTCCTCGGTTTCGTACAGCATTTGTTGATCCGTTTGCTGAAATACCTACGCTGTCTATCCTTTGTTCTTTCTTCAATAAGGATGGAGAACCGTTGGGAAGTTCACCGGAATATACGCTTCATAAAGCGAGCAAAGCATTTACGGACGTGACGGGAATGGAGTTTCAGGCAATGGGAGAGTTAGAATATTATGTGATAGCACCGGATACGGGTATGTTTGAGGCAACCGATCAACGTGGTTATCATGAATCGGGACCTTATGCCAAATTTAATGAGTTCCGTACACAATGTATGTCTTATATCTCACAAACTGGCGGGCAAATTAAGTATGGACACTCTGAAGTAGGCAACTTTACTTTGGAAGGCTATATCTATGAGCAGAATGAAATAGAGTTTTTGCCGGTTCCTGTCGAACAGGCCGCCGACCAATTGATGATTGCCAAATGGGTAATTCGTAACTTAGGATTCAAATATGGATATAATGTTACGTTCGCTCCTAAGATAACAGCAGGTAAAGCGGGTTCCGGTCTGCATGTCCATATGCGTATCATGCAGGACGGAAAGAATCAGATGTTAAAAGACGGAATTTTGTCGGAAACAGCCCGGAAGGCTATTGCTGGAATGATGGAGCTTGCGCCTTCAATCACAGCCTTCGGAAATACAAATCCTACTTCATACTTCCGTCTTGTTCCGCACCAGGAAGCACCAACGAATGTTTGCTGGGGCGACCGCAACCGTTCTGTATTGGTACGTGTACCTTTGGGATGGGCTGCCAAGAAGGATATGTGTACATTAGCGAATCCGTTAGAAACGGAAAGTTATTTTGATACCACCCAAAAGCAGACTGTGGAAATGCGTTCACCGGACGGTTCGGCAGATTTATATCAACTGCTTGCCGGACTGGCTGTAGCCTGCCGTCATGGTTTTGAAATAGAAAATGCTTTGGAACTGGCTGAAAAGACGTATGTGAATGTAAATATTCACCAGAAAGAAAACGAAGATAAGCTGAAAGTATTGGCTCAATTACCGGATAGCTGTGTTGCGTCCGCCGATTGTCTGGAACAGCAACGGGCTATTTTCGAACAATACAATGTATTTAGTTCGGCAATGATTGACGGCATCATCCGTAAACTTCGCAATTATGAGGATAAGACACTACGTGCAGATCTGGACGGAAAACCGCAGGAAATGCTTGATTTGGTTCATAAATATTTCCATTGCGGATAATGTAGTAACTGATAATATGAGTAAAAGCCTGTCTTCTCAAAGCAAGATAGGCTTTTATTTTCCCCAATTGCACTCCTCACTTCCACATAATTCTACACTAATTCCACAATCAGATAGAACCCGCCTACTTTTTATTCGTCTGATTTTTAACGATATATGTAAAAAGCTGATATTTGGTATCCGTTTTGCAATATGATAAGTGTAGCGATAATAAATAATGGTTTTTATAATTCACACTTAAAAAATTACGATTATGAAAAAGGTATTAGTAGCAGTAGCATTAGTAATGGGATTAGGTAGTTCTGTAGCATTTGCACAGGAAGTAATCAACACTACATCTGTAGAAATGCAGGCGCAAGTTCCACAGGATGAGTTTACTAAGATTGATGTAAAAGAGTTACCGGAAGCAGTGGCACAGGCTGTTGCCAAGAACTATGAAGGTGCTACAATCAAAGAAGCTTATGTAGCGGAAAAAGAGAGCGGTAAGGTTTATAAAGTAATTCTTACTACTAAAGATTCGCAGGAAGTAACAGTCCTGATGAATGAAAAGGGTGAAGAAGTGAAAGAATAAAGCAAAACTTCGAATGTAGTATAAATAACTCATAAAAATTCTCGGTTCGTGATGAATCGGGAATTTTTTGTTTATCTCATTTTTTAGTAATAAACCAATTGATCTACGTTCATCATCGGATAGTTTTATTAGTAGTTATTATTCGAATTTCTTACGTATGTGACTAATCGTTTCCGGAGTAACTCGAAGGAAAGAGGCTACTTCTTTTAGAGTAATAAAATTCTGAAAATCAGGATAGCGTTTCACTAAATCTAAATACAGTTCGGTGGGAGTTTTACAATAAATGTCTAATAGACGCATATAGGTTTGTACAAAGAGCTCTTCTGCAAGAATCCGTTCTAAGTTTTGTGTCATTTCATTTGTAGAGAAGAAATTCCTCATATCTTCGGCAGAAGCATAGTAAATTCGAGCATCACTTGCAGCCTGGATGCTTACCATAGCTTTCTCTTTTTTCAAGCATGCCGGATAGTCACCTACATACTCTCCGGCAAAAGAATAACCGACAATATGCTCGTATCCTCTGTCGTCTGTACAGATATATCGAAATAACCCTTCTTCTATGTAAGCTCCATGTGTAGCCAAAGCTCCCTGCAGAGTGAAATATTCCTTTTTCTTCATTTCTTTACATTGCCCATGTGTCAAAAAGAAGTCTTTAAATGCGGAGAATTCCTCGCGTCCGGCATAGTGATTAAAATTTTTCATGTTTGGTTAGATTGTTTTCGTGCCTTAATAGGTGACGAATTTATGAAAAGAGTGACATTATACCTAATTGCGGATGATTTTAAAAGATTATTTAAACCGGACTTCCTTATTAGGCAGATATTTTTTCATTCCTTTAGATATGCTGTCTTATCACAACAGTTTATTTGTAGATTTCTACAGTACTCGTACTTTAAAATTCTTTTTTGAGGATATATCCGAAGAAAACGATCGATTTTGATTACTTGATAGAAGGGAAAGAGGAATATGAACGTTAAGTATTGACCTAATTTCATAAAAAAGATGTTTTATGAAAAGAAAAAGAGAGGAATGTAGTGCAATATCGCCAAATAATGCTTTCCTTTGCAACCAACAACAATAATAAGGTTTATTACGATTTGATTATTTTACGTGAATCTTCTCATTTATTTGAGTATATCCATTTCTAATTAAGATTTTCCAATAACTTTCTTATTGAATTATTAATTTTTTATATTTGTATTTTATGAATTTGTACATTGGAAATCTTAGCTATAATGTTAAGGAATCAGACTTGAGAAATGTAATGGAAGAGTATGGAACAGTTGCTTCAGTAAAGTTAATCACAGACCGTGAAACTAGAAGATCAAAAGGATTCGCATTTGTTGAAATGCCGGATGATGCAGAAGCTAATAATGTTATCAAACAGTTGAATGGCGCAGAATACGTAGGTCGTTCAATGGTAGTGAAAGAAGCTTTGCCGAAGAACTAAAACTAAATAATAGTGATAGAAAAAGGGCGTGTCAGGAAACTAACACGCCCTTCTTTCTGTTAATCTCCGTTGTTGTTTTCTTCATCATCCACCATGTTATTGAGTTCCAGTTCCAAATCTACCAGTTCTTGTTCCCGTAATTTCAGAATATCTCTCGTTGTATCTTTTGCTGCTTTTAATAATGCAGGAATGTCCGACGGCTCCTGTGCAACCTGAATACCGGCTGCCTCTAATGCTTCTATCTTTTCTTTAGCCGAACCGGAAGTTCCGGAGATAATAGCTCCTGCATGCCCCATTTGTTTTCCCAAAGGAGCAGATTGCCCTGCGATGAATGCTACAACGGGTTTAGTTACATGGTTACGAATATATTCGGCAGCCTGTTCTTCCGCATTTCCGCCAATCTCACCGATTAAAACAATAGCTTCGGTTTCGGTGTCATTCTGGAACATTTCTAACAGTTCACGGAAATGAAGCCCTACTACGGGGTCGCCGCCGATACCAATAGCTGTGGATTGTCCCATGCCATTAGCGGTTAAGTGATATACAATTTCATACGTAAGTGTACCGCTACGGCTAATGACACCCACGTTTCCTTTCTGAAAAACTTGTCCCGGGAGGATACCGACCATACTTTTTCCCGGAGAAATCAATCCCGGACAGTTAGGACCAACCAGTATTGCCCCCTTTTGTTTAAT
The nucleotide sequence above comes from Bacteroides caccae. Encoded proteins:
- the sucD gene encoding succinate--CoA ligase subunit alpha, which produces MSILIDKSTRLIVQGITGRDGLFHARKMKEYGTNVVGGTSPGKGGSDANGIPVFNTMYEAVEQTQANTSIIFVPARFAADAIMEAADAGIQLIVCIAEGIPTLDVIKAHQFIKQKGAILVGPNCPGLISPGKSMVGILPGQVFQKGNVGVISRSGTLTYEIVYHLTANGMGQSTAIGIGGDPVVGLHFRELLEMFQNDTETEAIVLIGEIGGNAEEQAAEYIRNHVTKPVVAFIAGQSAPLGKQMGHAGAIISGTSGSAKEKIEALEAAGIQVAQEPSDIPALLKAAKDTTRDILKLREQELVDLELELNNMVDDEENNNGD
- a CDS encoding glutamine synthetase family protein, giving the protein MNQELSMNANKLVAFLQKPTSEFTKADIISFIQQNDIRMVNFMYPAGDGRLKTLNFVINNQAYLEAILTCGERVDGSSLFSFIEAGSSDLYVIPRFRTAFVDPFAEIPTLSILCSFFNKDGEPLGSSPEYTLHKASKAFTDVTGMEFQAMGELEYYVIAPDTGMFEATDQRGYHESGPYAKFNEFRTQCMSYISQTGGQIKYGHSEVGNFTLEGYIYEQNEIEFLPVPVEQAADQLMIAKWVIRNLGFKYGYNVTFAPKITAGKAGSGLHVHMRIMQDGKNQMLKDGILSETARKAIAGMMELAPSITAFGNTNPTSYFRLVPHQEAPTNVCWGDRNRSVLVRVPLGWAAKKDMCTLANPLETESYFDTTQKQTVEMRSPDGSADLYQLLAGLAVACRHGFEIENALELAEKTYVNVNIHQKENEDKLKVLAQLPDSCVASADCLEQQRAIFEQYNVFSSAMIDGIIRKLRNYEDKTLRADLDGKPQEMLDLVHKYFHCG
- a CDS encoding Crp/Fnr family transcriptional regulator, translated to MKNFNHYAGREEFSAFKDFFLTHGQCKEMKKKEYFTLQGALATHGAYIEEGLFRYICTDDRGYEHIVGYSFAGEYVGDYPACLKKEKAMVSIQAASDARIYYASAEDMRNFFSTNEMTQNLERILAEELFVQTYMRLLDIYCKTPTELYLDLVKRYPDFQNFITLKEVASFLRVTPETISHIRKKFE
- a CDS encoding 4Fe-4S binding protein, producing the protein MLRKIRIGISALFFVLITFFFLDFAEILPNSFHRLAHLQFVPALLSLSVGILLFLIVLTLLFGRIYCSTICPMGILQDIIARLSKSTSKKKKRYSYSPAKNRLRWSVLGGTVISFLCGFTFIVGLLEPYSAYGRIVVHVFKPIYMLGNNLLESAFSKFDNYTFYQVDTSILSISSLFIAVVILTMIFIMAWKHGRTWCNTICPVGTILGLLSRFSLFKVRIDSDKCNSCGLCATKCKAACINSKEHTIDYGRCVDCFDCLGGCKQKALIYQPSLSPTDSSKRRFLVAGLLTAGAVPKLLSQVKESVASLEGKKVYKKENPVTPPGSVSREHFQQQCTSCHLCISKCPSHVLKPAFMEYGLAGVMQPTVSFEKGFCNFDCTVCGDVCPNGAILPISVKQKHLTQMGYVVFIEENCIVYTDGTSCGACSEHCPTQAVAMVPYKDGLTIPHVNKEICVGCGGCEYVCPARPFRAIYIEGNPVQKEAKPFKESEEHKGEIDDFGF
- a CDS encoding DUF169 domain-containing protein, with the protein product MDIQTFIQNFREAFGEKAELPLVFWYSDTQEGTAEKINGCIFKGMKTAREGGIISLNAETIGCGGGKFYTGFTEMPEHVPTFVSLKERYKQTPQMVIDFIQQIGVLKAEKKYLHFARIDRIESLKEVEGVVFIANPDMLSGLTTWAYYDNNAEDGVVSMFGSGCSCIVTQATIENRKGGKRTFIGFFDPSVRPYFEPDKLSYTIPMSRFREMCGTMRQSCLFDTHAWGKIRERMDSE
- a CDS encoding patatin-like phospholipase family protein; this encodes MEVYTNNWTNRKYQIGYALSGGFIKGFAHLGVMQALLEHDIKPDIISGVSAGALAGVFYADGNEPHKVLDYFSGHKFQDLTKLVIPKKGLFDLCEFIDFLRTNVKAKNLEELQIPLIITATDLDHGRMVHFHRGSIAERVAASCCMPVMFAPVNIDGTNYVDGGLMMNLPVSTLRRVCDKVVAVNVSPIMAQDYKMNIVSIAMRSFHFMFRANTFPEREKCDLLIEPYNLYGYSNTELEKAEEIFEQGYNTANGVLNQLLVEKGKIWK
- a CDS encoding methylated-DNA--[protein]-cysteine S-methyltransferase, which translates into the protein MQYIYKYQSPIGGITIASDGSSLTGLWFDGQKYFAASLSPEHEEKVLPVFEQTIEWLDCYFSGKNPGFMPEMHLESTPFRLSVWEILKKIPYGKIITYKDIAKEIARLNGLSSMSTQAVGNAVGHNPISIIIPCHRVVSCNGSLTGYAGGISKKIELLTLEQVDMTNLFVPKKGTAL
- a CDS encoding DUF362 domain-containing protein encodes the protein MDRRDFLKTVAITGAALTIQHSEAMEVLTQTINKANGANPDLVAVMGGEPEAMFRRAISELGGMKQFVKPGQKVVVKPNIGWDKVPELAGNTNPKLVAEIVKQCFAAGAKEVTVFDHTCDDWQKCYKNSGIEAVAKAAGAKVMPAHLESYYKPVDLPSGKKMKKAKVHEAILNCDVWINVPILKNHGGANLTISMKNHMGIVWDRGFFHQNDLQQCIADICTLQKKAALNVVDAYRIMKTNGPRGRSASDVVLAKGLFISPDIVAVDTAAAKFFNQVREMPLDTVGHLAKGEALKVGTMNLDKLNVKRIKM
- a CDS encoding RNA recognition motif domain-containing protein, with the translated sequence MNLYIGNLSYNVKESDLRNVMEEYGTVASVKLITDRETRRSKGFAFVEMPDDAEANNVIKQLNGAEYVGRSMVVKEALPKN
- a CDS encoding polyphosphate kinase 2 family protein, whose product is MKKDILKDLLAKPGRQYSVSDFDPSFIGELSKQDAKGQLTKNVEKLSELQSMLYAQDRYSILIIFQAMDAAGKDGTIKHVMSGINPQGCQVFSFKQPSAEELDHDYLWRINRCLPERGRIGIFNRSHYEDVLIAKVHPEIILSNKLPGVETIKDIDSDFWKRRYRQINDFERYLTENGTVVLKFFLNVSKAEQKKRFMERLDDKTKNWKFSSADVKERQFWDEYMKAYADVLTETSTELAPWYVIPADNKWFMRYAVGHIICERMKQLDLHYPKLSEEGLKQLEDCKKSVSDINF